A section of the Cuniculiplasma divulgatum genome encodes:
- a CDS encoding 30S ribosomal protein S8, which produces MRHDPLNDIINSIKNASRIGKREIEAEPAANLIGRVLKVMQDYNYLKSFEVVDENRGGKLKIVLSNTINNCGVIKPRLPVKKANLDKYEARYLPAQDFGILILTTTKGVMSHIEAREQGLGGKLLAYVY; this is translated from the coding sequence ATGAGACACGATCCGCTTAATGATATAATTAACAGCATAAAGAACGCATCCAGAATTGGGAAGAGAGAGATAGAGGCAGAACCGGCAGCAAACCTTATCGGGAGGGTGCTGAAGGTTATGCAGGATTACAACTACCTGAAGAGCTTCGAGGTAGTGGATGAGAATCGGGGCGGCAAGCTGAAGATAGTTCTCAGCAACACCATAAACAACTGTGGTGTGATAAAGCCGAGACTGCCCGTGAAGAAAGCCAATCTCGACAAGTATGAGGCAAGGTATCTTCCTGCACAGGACTTTGGCATTCTCATACTGACCACAACAAAGGGTGTAATGAGTCACATAGAAGCAAGGGAACAGGGTCTTGGAGGAAAGCTCCTGGCTTATGTTTATTGA
- a CDS encoding 30S ribosomal protein S5, with translation MSEETWIPTTQLGKMVASGQIKTMSEALRTKLPLKEYQIVDYLLPEIKDEVIDIERAQRMTDSGRRMNYSVTAVVGNEDGFIGLGRGKAKEAAPAIRKAINNAKLNIMEIRRGCGSWECGCGRAHSLPFLVKGKSGSVEVTLKPAPQGVGRAVGDIAKIVLRMAGIEDAWGFADGHTKTTVNYALAAFDAMRQTSKMKVNQSLKISTPIYVGSVANAGSNKD, from the coding sequence ATGAGCGAGGAAACCTGGATACCAACCACACAGCTGGGAAAGATGGTTGCATCCGGACAGATTAAAACCATGTCAGAGGCGCTGAGGACAAAACTGCCCCTGAAGGAATACCAGATAGTGGATTACCTGCTTCCGGAGATAAAGGACGAGGTCATAGACATAGAGCGGGCACAGAGGATGACTGACTCAGGTCGTCGAATGAATTACTCCGTTACTGCAGTCGTGGGAAACGAGGACGGATTCATAGGCCTCGGCCGGGGGAAGGCAAAGGAGGCTGCTCCTGCCATAAGGAAAGCAATTAACAATGCCAAGTTAAACATAATGGAAATCCGCAGGGGATGCGGTTCATGGGAATGCGGATGCGGACGTGCACATTCCCTGCCGTTCCTGGTAAAGGGAAAGTCAGGATCAGTTGAGGTAACACTCAAGCCTGCACCGCAGGGTGTTGGAAGGGCAGTGGGCGATATTGCCAAGATAGTACTTAGAATGGCGGGAATTGAAGATGCATGGGGTTTCGCCGATGGGCACACAAAGACAACGGTCAATTACGCCCTGGCGGCCTTTGACGCAATGAGGCAGACATCAAAGATGAAGGTCAATCAGTCTCTGAAGATCAGTACGCCTATTTACGTGGGGAGTGTAGCAAATGCTGGCAGTAATAAGGATTAG
- a CDS encoding 50S ribosomal protein L6 — MIEWKETWTYEIPSGVTLSLKDGDISVKGKLGETRRVFRDNYVRVESEGKKVRILISKDNRRNRGISGTWASEIKNMATGVLNGFEYEMKIDYTHFPMRVSVKGNSVLIENFLGERSPRTALIMGNTKVSVKGDRVFINGIDKRDLGHTAANIEKATMIKGFDLRVFQDGIYLLKE, encoded by the coding sequence ATGATAGAATGGAAGGAAACGTGGACATATGAGATTCCATCCGGCGTTACCCTTTCTCTCAAGGACGGGGATATATCGGTCAAGGGCAAGCTTGGCGAGACCAGGCGCGTGTTCAGGGACAATTACGTTCGAGTAGAAAGCGAAGGGAAGAAGGTAAGGATACTCATCAGCAAGGACAACAGGAGGAACAGAGGTATCTCAGGAACATGGGCCTCAGAGATAAAGAATATGGCAACCGGAGTGCTGAATGGCTTTGAGTATGAGATGAAGATAGACTACACCCATTTTCCAATGAGGGTTTCAGTTAAGGGAAACAGCGTACTCATTGAGAATTTCCTGGGCGAGAGATCCCCAAGGACGGCGCTTATAATGGGCAACACCAAAGTAAGCGTGAAAGGTGACAGGGTTTTCATAAACGGCATTGACAAAAGGGACCTGGGCCACACTGCTGCAAACATTGAGAAGGCAACCATGATAAAGGGATTCGATCTGAGGGTATTCCAGGACGGAATATACCTTCTCAAGGAGTGA
- a CDS encoding 50S ribosomal protein L32e, with protein MSNIKPKLTETEKKMLKRKNRDAMRRVEFRRQEWFRYKKLGDSWRKPRGKHSKQREHQARRPPVVDAGFRTAASVRGLHPSGFREQMVYTPSDLEKLDPMREAARIGASVGSRKREMIEEKAAELNIRVLNPEVE; from the coding sequence ATGAGTAACATTAAACCTAAACTCACAGAAACTGAAAAAAAGATGCTGAAGAGGAAGAACCGGGATGCCATGAGAAGAGTTGAGTTCAGGCGCCAGGAGTGGTTCAGATACAAGAAGCTTGGCGATTCCTGGAGAAAACCCAGAGGAAAGCATTCAAAGCAGAGAGAACACCAGGCCAGAAGGCCACCGGTTGTTGACGCAGGATTCAGGACAGCAGCCTCCGTAAGGGGCCTGCATCCATCAGGCTTCAGGGAACAGATGGTCTACACACCATCAGATCTGGAGAAGCTTGACCCCATGCGTGAAGCAGCGAGGATCGGGGCATCAGTCGGATCAAGGAAGAGAGAAATGATAGAGGAAAAGGCTGCAGAGCTGAACATAAGAGTACTCAACCCGGAGGTGGAGTAA
- a CDS encoding cytidylate kinase family protein, protein MRVTISGPIGSGKSTAGRIISGMLGLKFFSGGYFFREKASTMGMTVEEFNVYAETHEAVDRDLDAMIASFLMDNDDVVVESRLAGWICHRSGISAFKVFLNASLDVRYARIKKREGDERDLRERMVEREASEARRYLQYYGIDYSDTSIYDMVIGSDTLTAQEVAERIYERIIGEEQRKQY, encoded by the coding sequence ATGAGAGTCACAATTAGTGGCCCCATAGGCAGTGGCAAATCCACTGCAGGCCGCATCATCTCAGGGATGCTCGGGCTAAAATTTTTCTCTGGTGGTTACTTTTTCAGGGAAAAAGCCTCAACAATGGGCATGACAGTAGAAGAGTTCAATGTCTATGCCGAAACCCATGAGGCAGTTGATCGTGACCTGGATGCAATGATTGCATCTTTCCTGATGGATAATGACGATGTTGTTGTGGAATCGCGCCTTGCGGGATGGATCTGCCACCGATCAGGCATTTCCGCATTCAAGGTGTTTCTCAACGCCTCGCTTGATGTCAGATACGCAAGGATAAAGAAGCGTGAGGGAGACGAAAGGGATCTCAGGGAAAGGATGGTGGAGAGGGAAGCCTCCGAGGCAAGGAGGTACCTCCAGTATTATGGAATAGATTATTCCGACACCAGCATATACGACATGGTTATAGGTTCAGATACACTGACTGCCCAAGAGGTTGCAGAGAGGATTTATGAACGAATCATCGGAGAAGAACAGAGAAAACAGTATTGA
- a CDS encoding 50S ribosomal protein L18, with protein MMYSVMKRRREGVTNYHKRLKLLMSGLPRLVVRPSNKGMTAQLVNYSEGGDVVIATVTEKSLKKLGLEVDGNSVPVSYLVGYALGLKCKKKKVKNAILDSGRYNIIKGGRISAVLKGVVDAGVKVPHEASVFPKKDRLSGKHLKNGAAIKIDEMKKLLEEKI; from the coding sequence ATGATGTACAGTGTGATGAAAAGAAGGAGAGAGGGAGTTACAAACTACCACAAAAGACTGAAGCTCCTGATGTCCGGTCTTCCAAGACTGGTGGTCAGGCCATCAAATAAGGGCATGACAGCGCAGCTTGTGAATTACTCGGAGGGAGGAGACGTTGTCATTGCTACTGTCACCGAAAAGTCACTGAAAAAGCTGGGACTGGAAGTTGACGGGAACAGCGTTCCGGTATCATACCTGGTTGGATATGCACTTGGGCTGAAATGCAAGAAGAAGAAAGTAAAGAATGCAATACTGGATTCTGGGCGATACAACATAATCAAAGGCGGAAGAATTTCAGCTGTTCTGAAAGGCGTGGTTGATGCCGGGGTCAAGGTGCCCCATGAAGCATCCGTGTTCCCCAAGAAGGACAGGCTGAGCGGGAAGCACCTCAAAAACGGTGCAGCAATAAAGATTGACGAAATGAAGAAATTACTGGAGGAAAAGATATGA
- a CDS encoding 30S ribosomal protein S14, protein MSQVKLEPKRKFGHKEGCVRCGRKRGMVRRYGLRLCRQCFRETAPSLGFRKYS, encoded by the coding sequence ATGTCACAGGTAAAACTTGAACCAAAGAGAAAATTCGGCCACAAGGAAGGCTGCGTAAGATGCGGCAGAAAGAGGGGCATGGTCAGAAGGTACGGTCTGAGACTGTGCAGGCAGTGCTTCAGGGAAACAGCCCCGTCGCTGGGCTTCAGGAAGTACAGTTGA
- a CDS encoding 50S ribosomal protein L30, which translates to MLAVIRIRGTTGIRPAAAKTAELMRLNRINHMVLVEDNDVNRGMLQKVKDYVTWGEVDDATVEMILKYRAQLKGHNPLMEEELKDISGYETFKDLASAINQGKIKFKDIRDIVPVVRLNPPKGGYEAVRKPVGQGGSAGYRGKDINRLILAMLKSGVDLNGKN; encoded by the coding sequence ATGCTGGCAGTAATAAGGATTAGAGGAACAACGGGCATAAGGCCGGCAGCAGCAAAAACTGCCGAACTCATGAGGCTGAACAGGATCAACCATATGGTCCTTGTTGAAGATAACGATGTGAACAGGGGCATGCTGCAGAAAGTCAAGGACTATGTTACCTGGGGTGAAGTTGATGATGCAACTGTGGAGATGATTCTTAAATACAGGGCTCAGCTCAAGGGCCACAACCCTTTGATGGAAGAAGAGCTGAAGGATATCTCAGGTTACGAGACGTTTAAGGACCTCGCATCTGCAATAAACCAGGGGAAAATCAAATTCAAGGATATCCGTGACATTGTCCCGGTGGTAAGGCTTAACCCTCCCAAGGGAGGATACGAGGCTGTCAGGAAACCTGTTGGACAGGGTGGATCTGCAGGTTACAGGGGCAAGGATATCAACAGGCTTATCCTGGCCATGCTGAAATCAGGAGTTGATCTAAATGGTAAGAACTAG
- a CDS encoding EMC3/TMCO1 family protein, giving the protein MTEQQKTTMNRPAVEKSQQAAMGKMMRFQMIYMMVSIVTLIVIFNGTIRNDIGVGMSVVLVPTLGFHYQLPIFTIIVVAIFIGLITSIPRYFFTDWIQMGRIQNRMRAFNKVYSQAMRSQQKDKVQKMQKMRMEMSIEQSQLSMNQMKPLMVLTIFTLLLFAWIYYFVTRVPYQIIAFPWDYNVNIATAHLWTFPYWFIADILATSAFGYLATSIIKYFDFSHKLRKAEKSERYESHN; this is encoded by the coding sequence ATGACTGAGCAGCAGAAGACAACAATGAACAGGCCCGCTGTTGAAAAAAGCCAGCAGGCAGCCATGGGCAAGATGATGCGGTTCCAGATGATCTACATGATGGTGAGCATAGTCACCCTTATCGTGATCTTCAACGGAACAATAAGGAACGATATTGGAGTTGGCATGAGCGTGGTTCTTGTCCCAACCCTGGGATTCCATTACCAGTTGCCCATATTCACCATCATAGTTGTGGCAATTTTCATTGGGTTGATAACTTCCATTCCAAGGTATTTCTTCACAGACTGGATTCAGATGGGAAGAATCCAGAACAGGATGAGGGCATTCAACAAGGTGTATTCCCAGGCCATGAGGTCCCAGCAGAAAGACAAGGTCCAGAAAATGCAGAAAATGAGGATGGAGATGTCCATAGAGCAATCACAGCTCAGCATGAACCAGATGAAGCCGTTGATGGTCCTGACAATATTCACTTTGCTGCTCTTCGCCTGGATATATTACTTTGTCACAAGGGTGCCATACCAGATTATAGCATTCCCATGGGACTATAATGTGAACATAGCAACAGCGCATTTGTGGACATTCCCGTACTGGTTCATAGCAGATATACTTGCCACATCCGCTTTTGGATACCTTGCAACAAGTATAATCAAGTACTTTGATTTCAGCCACAAGTTGAGGAAAGCGGAAAAATCGGAACGCTATGAGAGTCACAATTAG
- a CDS encoding 50S ribosomal protein L37e, with product MSNGTAVMGKMNNKKVHVTCRRCGHHTYHVRQKRCSHCGFPAARIRSYRWAKAK from the coding sequence ATGAGCAATGGAACAGCAGTAATGGGAAAGATGAACAACAAGAAGGTCCACGTTACATGCCGCAGATGTGGTCATCACACATACCACGTCAGGCAAAAGAGGTGCTCTCACTGTGGATTCCCAGCAGCAAGAATCAGATCCTATAGATGGGCTAAAGCCAAATGA
- the secY gene encoding preprotein translocase subunit SecY: MADIQRNKGVAIPVIAVYAIVVAAFGELDHYGPLKLFVVALLVAPVFFISYLIFSYAGPKQSKLYGLEYLTSKLPAVKKAKGHVQFKYKLLWTVAVVLLYFALTNIYVYGLNTTQSVDVFASFRAIFAGAEGSLMDLGIGPIVTASIVMQLFAGAKIFNIDLQDSSDKAIYQGVQKLLVIVMIFVEAIPQAFGYLVPDTALVNSLAAFAPGYGHFLAQTIIVGQLFFGSYLVFLMDEVVSKYGIGSGISLFIAAGVSQQLVTGTINWLPSTLTSSLSLTNPPAGAIPKLLYIITHASSGYLISTGIPQILFEPPNPIVALLGTLLIFFIVAYFQSSKIELPIAHERVRGARGRYPLQLLYASNIPVILATALLANVSMWTLLFWNSPVLSHIPLLGHNPLLGAYPSAAQVTALNISQTTPTGGLAFYLFSPNGLSDWLFPILQPGTAQSVLFGHTAWQEGIHVLVFLGFMIIASVIFAKFWIETTNMGPSAVAKQIMSSGMQIPGFRRDPKVIERVLKKYIPAITVFSGAVVGLLAAGANLIGTVGDTSGTGLLLAVGIVIQFYEAMGREQLMEMHPVIRQFFVGG; this comes from the coding sequence ATGGCGGACATTCAGAGGAATAAAGGCGTAGCAATACCCGTTATTGCGGTATACGCCATAGTTGTTGCAGCATTTGGCGAGCTTGACCATTACGGTCCTCTGAAGTTATTCGTAGTGGCGCTACTGGTGGCGCCGGTATTTTTCATTTCGTATCTTATTTTCAGCTATGCTGGGCCAAAGCAAAGTAAACTGTACGGCCTTGAGTATCTTACTTCAAAGCTGCCCGCAGTGAAGAAGGCCAAGGGTCACGTGCAGTTCAAATACAAGCTGCTGTGGACAGTTGCAGTGGTGCTCCTGTATTTTGCCCTCACGAACATCTACGTGTATGGGCTTAACACCACCCAGTCTGTGGACGTGTTCGCCTCCTTCAGGGCCATATTCGCAGGCGCTGAAGGTTCTCTTATGGACCTGGGAATAGGCCCAATAGTTACCGCCAGCATAGTCATGCAGCTCTTCGCAGGAGCAAAGATTTTCAACATAGATCTTCAGGATTCATCTGATAAGGCAATATACCAGGGTGTCCAGAAGCTCCTTGTAATAGTGATGATATTTGTTGAAGCAATTCCTCAGGCCTTCGGTTATCTGGTGCCGGATACTGCCCTTGTGAACTCACTGGCAGCATTTGCTCCCGGATACGGGCATTTTCTTGCACAGACAATCATAGTCGGACAGCTTTTCTTCGGTTCCTACCTGGTATTCCTCATGGATGAAGTTGTCTCCAAATACGGCATAGGATCGGGAATATCACTGTTCATAGCGGCAGGGGTTTCGCAGCAGCTCGTCACAGGAACAATAAACTGGCTGCCTTCCACCCTGACCTCATCACTTTCACTGACAAATCCACCGGCAGGGGCTATCCCGAAACTTCTTTACATAATCACGCACGCAAGCTCAGGATATCTCATATCCACAGGTATACCACAGATACTCTTCGAGCCTCCAAACCCCATAGTTGCTCTGCTGGGGACTCTGCTCATATTCTTCATAGTTGCGTATTTCCAGAGTAGCAAGATTGAACTTCCCATCGCCCATGAACGGGTCAGGGGTGCAAGGGGAAGATACCCTCTCCAGCTGCTCTATGCTTCAAATATACCTGTCATACTTGCAACTGCTCTTCTTGCCAATGTATCAATGTGGACACTGCTGTTCTGGAACAGTCCTGTACTGAGCCATATTCCGCTGCTTGGGCACAATCCACTGCTTGGAGCTTATCCTTCTGCAGCACAGGTCACTGCTCTGAATATCTCCCAGACCACTCCTACCGGAGGTCTGGCATTTTACCTGTTTTCGCCAAACGGGCTTTCAGACTGGCTGTTTCCCATACTTCAGCCGGGTACCGCACAGAGCGTGCTGTTCGGGCACACCGCGTGGCAGGAAGGAATTCACGTCCTGGTGTTCCTTGGTTTCATGATCATAGCAAGCGTGATCTTTGCAAAGTTCTGGATTGAAACAACCAATATGGGGCCATCCGCTGTTGCAAAGCAGATAATGTCCAGTGGTATGCAGATTCCAGGATTCAGGCGTGATCCCAAGGTCATAGAGCGGGTTTTGAAGAAATATATCCCAGCAATAACCGTTTTCAGCGGTGCTGTGGTGGGGTTACTTGCTGCAGGAGCCAATCTCATAGGGACGGTGGGGGATACCAGCGGTACAGGCCTTCTGCTGGCCGTAGGCATAGTTATACAGTTCTATGAGGCCATGGGCAGGGAACAGTTGATGGAGATGCATCCAGTCATCAGGCAGTTCTTCGTGGGTGGTTAA
- a CDS encoding RNA-guided pseudouridylation complex pseudouridine synthase subunit Cbf5, with protein MNESSEKNRENSIDGFVVIDKPKGPTSHQVDYWVRQILDVEKVGHIGTLDPNATGVLVMAIGKAVKLIDVAHEYPKEYVTVMRLYGDFGRDQLEAAFDQFKGEIYQLPPMKSAVARALRIRRIYELEIKEVQDRLVLYRVKCESGTYIRTLCIDIGYVLGPGAQMAELRRTATGPFDESMIHTLQELSDAAYMSKNGDPSRLQGMIIPMLELFRNDPKIVVKRTTLSNIAHGSDLFPGGIRAITGKPMKGDRVAVVTEDNELVGTGKMLVNYDSIMDLKVVDFDRILLENPDQKPAPAVPVIREPPRRPSSTYRNNSGGGQRRRPPMRNDRRPQGKGSYGRKRER; from the coding sequence ATGAACGAATCATCGGAGAAGAACAGAGAAAACAGTATTGACGGATTCGTTGTCATAGACAAGCCAAAGGGCCCCACAAGCCACCAGGTTGATTACTGGGTTAGGCAGATTCTGGACGTTGAGAAAGTCGGCCACATAGGCACACTTGATCCCAACGCAACTGGGGTTCTGGTAATGGCCATTGGCAAGGCCGTTAAACTCATCGACGTTGCCCACGAATATCCCAAGGAATATGTAACAGTAATGCGGCTCTACGGAGATTTTGGCCGGGACCAGCTTGAAGCTGCATTTGACCAGTTCAAGGGGGAGATATATCAGCTCCCCCCAATGAAATCGGCCGTTGCAAGGGCCCTGAGAATCCGCAGGATTTATGAGCTTGAGATAAAGGAGGTGCAGGATCGTCTGGTACTCTACAGGGTAAAGTGTGAATCAGGCACTTACATAAGGACCCTGTGCATTGACATTGGCTATGTTCTTGGGCCTGGTGCCCAGATGGCTGAACTCAGACGCACTGCCACAGGCCCATTCGATGAATCAATGATCCACACATTGCAGGAACTGTCAGATGCTGCGTACATGAGCAAGAATGGCGATCCTTCCAGGCTTCAGGGAATGATTATACCCATGCTGGAACTCTTCAGGAATGATCCGAAGATCGTGGTGAAGCGTACAACTCTATCCAACATAGCCCACGGCTCAGATCTTTTTCCAGGCGGCATAAGGGCCATTACAGGTAAGCCCATGAAGGGGGACCGGGTTGCTGTGGTAACCGAGGATAATGAGCTGGTGGGGACAGGCAAGATGCTTGTCAATTACGATTCAATAATGGATCTCAAGGTTGTTGACTTTGACAGGATACTGCTGGAAAATCCTGATCAGAAGCCTGCCCCGGCAGTTCCAGTAATCCGGGAGCCGCCACGCAGGCCTTCCAGTACTTACCGGAATAACAGTGGCGGAGGTCAGAGGCGCAGGCCCCCAATGAGGAACGACAGGCGACCACAGGGAAAGGGATCATATGGAAGGAAGAGGGAAAGATAA
- the purF gene encoding amidophosphoribosyltransferase, which translates to MDSQQQESDPIDGLKPNDHCAVVGYRGDDQAYPVLLVSLKTLQHRGQESAGIATFVNSTINVRKGMGLVSEVFNDKLSDSDSYLSGNVGIGHTRYSTAGTKTMENAGPFLVSNSLGHIALSHNGEITNADALREEMMRMGLTFLTSSDTEVLLMELARDITAYGIQNGIKIAMDRLKGAYAVTMMINDRLFAIRDPLGIRPLVMGRFGGNFIVASETCALDILGAAKIRDVKPGEAVEITERGPETIFVRPAPRTAHCMFEYVYFARPDSVIDNVEVFGSRIRLGRELAREHPVEADVVIPVPDSGRAQALGYSMESHIPYSEGLIKNRFSDRTFIMPTQEARKKAIVLKLNTIKSELQGKRVILVDDSIVRGNTMKHIVALLRNAGAVEVHVRIGSPPIVAPCYFGVDMKTRDQFLASGKDMEEIRKEIGSDSLGYVSIQGLVRSIGKNENSLCLGCLTGDYPAPTPERAKTLRQKELESFSS; encoded by the coding sequence GTGGATTCCCAGCAGCAAGAATCAGATCCTATAGATGGGCTAAAGCCAAATGATCACTGCGCGGTAGTTGGTTACCGCGGTGATGATCAGGCATACCCGGTTCTTCTTGTATCTCTCAAGACCCTGCAACACCGGGGGCAGGAAAGTGCAGGCATTGCGACTTTTGTTAATTCCACCATAAATGTCCGCAAGGGCATGGGTCTTGTGTCAGAGGTCTTCAACGACAAATTGTCTGATTCGGATTCCTACCTTTCTGGAAATGTTGGAATAGGACACACCAGATATTCCACTGCTGGCACAAAGACCATGGAGAATGCCGGCCCATTTCTTGTGTCAAATTCCCTGGGCCACATAGCTCTGTCACATAACGGTGAGATCACAAATGCGGATGCCCTGAGGGAGGAGATGATGCGAATGGGACTCACCTTCCTGACATCATCGGACACAGAAGTGCTTCTAATGGAGCTGGCCAGGGACATTACTGCCTACGGAATACAGAACGGCATAAAGATCGCCATGGACAGGCTCAAGGGTGCTTATGCCGTTACAATGATGATAAATGACCGGCTCTTCGCCATAAGGGATCCGCTGGGCATCAGGCCGCTAGTTATGGGACGCTTTGGAGGCAACTTCATAGTTGCATCTGAAACCTGCGCACTTGACATACTTGGGGCAGCCAAGATCCGCGACGTGAAACCGGGAGAGGCCGTTGAGATCACCGAAAGGGGACCCGAGACAATTTTTGTCCGGCCAGCCCCACGGACAGCCCACTGCATGTTCGAATACGTATACTTTGCAAGGCCAGACAGCGTCATAGACAACGTTGAAGTTTTTGGATCAAGGATACGCCTTGGACGTGAGCTTGCCAGGGAACACCCTGTGGAGGCGGATGTGGTCATTCCCGTTCCTGATTCGGGAAGGGCACAGGCACTTGGATACTCCATGGAATCACATATACCCTACAGTGAGGGGCTCATAAAGAACAGGTTTTCTGACAGGACATTCATTATGCCTACCCAGGAAGCCAGAAAGAAGGCCATTGTGCTGAAACTCAACACCATTAAGTCCGAACTTCAGGGTAAGCGAGTTATTCTTGTGGATGACAGCATCGTGAGGGGAAACACCATGAAACACATTGTGGCACTCCTCAGGAATGCCGGCGCAGTTGAGGTCCATGTAAGGATTGGATCGCCCCCCATAGTTGCCCCATGCTACTTCGGGGTGGATATGAAAACAAGAGACCAGTTCCTGGCATCTGGAAAGGACATGGAAGAGATAAGAAAGGAGATAGGATCGGATTCACTTGGTTATGTGTCCATACAGGGCCTGGTGAGAAGCATAGGGAAGAACGAGAATTCACTGTGCCTTGGATGCCTCACGGGAGATTATCCGGCACCAACCCCGGAGAGGGCAAAAACATTAAGGCAGAAGGAACTGGAGAGCTTTTCCTCCTGA
- a CDS encoding uL15 family ribosomal protein, with protein MVRTRTKKLRGGHYGRGMKSGRGKGKKGGSGMAGLGKHRWVWLLKNDRDHFGVHGFTSHHQGNIEIPLTLNQLDANLNSFRSQGFAKEEGGKLVVDLGAAGYTKLLGSGDFRIKSTIRVGKVTEKALSKLSSQGITVETDGGHSEE; from the coding sequence ATGGTAAGAACTAGGACAAAGAAACTGAGAGGCGGACATTACGGTCGTGGAATGAAATCCGGCCGTGGAAAAGGTAAGAAAGGCGGCTCCGGGATGGCAGGACTTGGCAAGCACAGATGGGTCTGGCTCCTGAAGAACGACAGGGACCATTTCGGTGTCCATGGATTCACAAGCCACCATCAGGGCAATATAGAAATACCTTTGACACTCAATCAGCTCGATGCAAATCTGAACAGTTTCAGATCACAGGGATTTGCAAAGGAAGAAGGTGGAAAACTGGTCGTGGATCTAGGCGCGGCTGGTTATACCAAGCTTCTGGGATCTGGGGACTTCAGGATTAAATCTACCATAAGAGTCGGCAAGGTAACCGAAAAAGCATTAAGCAAGCTTTCATCTCAGGGCATTACGGTAGAGACTGATGGCGGACATTCAGAGGAATAA
- a CDS encoding adenylate kinase, protein MRVVISGVAGVGKSTILDIVKSRTNYDIINFGTLMFEMARNINLVRDRDELRKLPVDTQMNLQKKASAAIGKMNNVIIDTHMTIKTPDGYLPGLPEWVLRELKVASYYLIEALPSQILSRRQHDSTRSRDSDNEEDIRQHQEVNRYYAASYSVYTGATITFIQNIDGKPDIAAENIVRRLMPHD, encoded by the coding sequence TTGAGAGTAGTTATATCCGGTGTTGCGGGAGTTGGCAAATCCACCATTCTCGATATAGTTAAGAGCAGGACAAACTACGACATCATCAATTTCGGAACCCTGATGTTTGAAATGGCCAGAAACATAAATTTGGTGAGGGACAGGGACGAACTGAGGAAATTACCTGTAGATACACAGATGAACCTGCAGAAAAAGGCTTCAGCGGCTATTGGAAAGATGAATAATGTGATCATTGATACCCACATGACGATAAAGACACCCGACGGATACCTTCCGGGTCTGCCGGAGTGGGTGCTGAGGGAGCTGAAAGTTGCATCATACTATCTCATTGAGGCCCTGCCTTCACAGATACTCAGCAGGCGACAACACGACAGCACCAGAAGCCGTGACAGTGATAATGAGGAAGACATCAGGCAGCATCAGGAAGTGAACCGCTACTATGCTGCCTCTTATTCAGTCTATACCGGGGCAACAATAACATTCATTCAGAACATTGATGGAAAACCTGACATAGCAGCAGAGAATATAGTCAGGAGATTGATGCCTCATGACTGA
- a CDS encoding 50S ribosomal protein L19e codes for MKLNTARRLAADEFKSGLSRVWVDTNSIDQVMEAASRQDIRDLIRRNVIQVKQKKGNSNARLKKRVVQRSKERRRGPGSIKGTKYARFPRKDRWIKTIRALRDELRTMKKDNRIDAKTFRKFYVQVKGGNIHSRAQLVQHMKSSGYLGDQK; via the coding sequence ATGAAATTGAACACAGCCAGAAGACTGGCAGCAGATGAATTCAAATCCGGGCTATCAAGGGTATGGGTTGACACCAACAGCATAGACCAGGTCATGGAAGCAGCATCAAGGCAGGATATAAGGGACCTCATAAGGAGAAACGTAATCCAGGTGAAGCAGAAGAAAGGAAATTCAAATGCACGCCTGAAGAAGAGGGTAGTCCAGAGGTCAAAGGAACGAAGAAGAGGGCCTGGTTCAATCAAGGGAACAAAATATGCAAGATTCCCAAGAAAGGACAGATGGATTAAAACCATCAGGGCACTCAGGGACGAACTCAGGACAATGAAGAAGGACAACAGGATTGATGCCAAGACATTCAGGAAGTTCTACGTCCAGGTGAAGGGCGGGAACATACATTCAAGGGCTCAGCTGGTGCAGCACATGAAGTCCTCGGGTTATCTGGGTGATCAGAAATGA